Proteins encoded within one genomic window of Flavobacterium gilvum:
- a CDS encoding TrmH family RNA methyltransferase, with the protein MIDLDYLDYLEGFLTESRKENFLKVLKTRTKHFTVAVEDVFQMHNASAVMRSCEVFGIQELHVIEERFGKRIDKEIAMGAQKWVDISAYDSASNCIDTLKSRGYQIIATTPHTDDCLLEDFDISKPSALFFGTEREGLSEEIIEKADGFLKIPMVGFTESLNISVSAAIVIQNLTNRLRNSNAAWQLTEEEILEKRLDWAKKSIKDIKRIEERYYSGVE; encoded by the coding sequence ATGATTGATTTGGATTACCTCGATTATCTTGAAGGTTTTTTGACAGAAAGCAGAAAAGAAAATTTTTTGAAAGTATTAAAAACCAGAACCAAACATTTTACGGTTGCTGTTGAAGATGTTTTTCAGATGCATAATGCGAGTGCGGTGATGCGCAGTTGCGAGGTTTTTGGTATTCAGGAATTGCATGTTATCGAGGAACGATTTGGAAAAAGAATTGATAAGGAAATTGCAATGGGCGCTCAGAAATGGGTTGATATTTCTGCCTACGATTCTGCGTCCAATTGTATTGATACATTAAAAAGTAGAGGATACCAAATTATAGCAACAACACCTCATACAGATGATTGTTTGCTTGAAGATTTTGATATTTCGAAACCAAGTGCTTTGTTTTTTGGTACGGAAAGAGAGGGATTGTCTGAAGAGATTATCGAGAAAGCAGATGGTTTTCTTAAAATTCCGATGGTGGGTTTTACTGAGAGTTTGAATATCTCTGTTTCGGCGGCTATTGTTATTCAGAACTTGACCAATCGTTTGCGTAATTCGAATGCCGCTTGGCAGTTGACGGAAGAAGAGATTTTGGAGAAGCGACTGGATTGGGCAAAGAAATCGATTAAAGATATTAAGAGGATAGAAGAACGGTATTATAGTGGTGTTGAGTAG
- a CDS encoding SIR2 family NAD-dependent protein deacylase gives MKKKLVVLTGAGISAESGIKTFRDSDGLWEGHNVMDVATPDGWRKNPELVLDFYNQKRKQLKEVQPNLGHQILAELENYFDVYIITQNVDDLHERAGSTNITHLHGELLKVRSTKNENQILDWQDDLLIGDKDQNGHQLRPHIVWFGEQVPALEDAITITEQADFFAVIGTSLQVYPAAGLIDFTKKGTPIYYIDPKPIKIPNLKNPLEVIPNVASEGVQIMKDKLLTNL, from the coding sequence ATGAAAAAGAAATTAGTAGTTCTTACCGGTGCCGGGATTAGTGCCGAAAGTGGCATCAAAACATTTCGCGACAGCGACGGTTTATGGGAAGGACATAATGTAATGGATGTCGCCACTCCAGACGGTTGGCGCAAAAATCCCGAATTGGTTCTTGATTTTTACAACCAAAAACGCAAACAATTAAAAGAAGTACAACCCAATTTAGGTCATCAGATTTTGGCCGAATTGGAAAATTATTTTGACGTTTACATTATCACTCAAAATGTGGATGATTTGCATGAAAGAGCCGGAAGTACCAATATCACCCATTTGCACGGAGAACTGCTAAAGGTTCGAAGCACCAAAAATGAAAACCAAATTTTAGACTGGCAAGACGATTTACTCATTGGTGATAAAGACCAAAACGGTCATCAACTTCGCCCCCACATTGTTTGGTTTGGCGAGCAAGTTCCCGCTCTGGAAGATGCCATCACCATAACCGAACAAGCTGATTTTTTTGCCGTAATTGGTACATCATTACAAGTGTATCCGGCAGCCGGATTAATTGATTTTACAAAAAAAGGAACACCAATATATTATATCGATCCAAAACCTATAAAAATTCCAAATCTAAAAAATCCGTTAGAAGTCATTCCGAATGTAGCTTCGGAAGGAGTGCAAATTATGAAAGATAAACTACTGACTAATCTATAG